One genomic region from Terriglobus aquaticus encodes:
- a CDS encoding tyrosine recombinase, protein MSASQRAGQTAASGNAETVREYLTCLRVERGLRPLTCESYAKDLEQFSEFLESRHRLLLTAQHEDVAGWMEHLRTHDRTDRSIARKLSCLRGLYKWALLDRRITHDPTLHVEAPSTWKVLPKALSQPDMASLLSVAEVNANHPAASSLVLRDHAILEVLYAGGLRVGEIVSLRVEDLQLDSGRAHVRGKGDKERIVPLGTKAIVSLRIYLERGRPTLVGRGVQRALFLSHTGRPLTNAWVWRIVKRHNSTASPHKLRHSCATHMVEHGADLRTVQTLLGHADIATTQVYTHVALGRLKQVHALHHPRGRRRSSSSHEEAA, encoded by the coding sequence CGCAGCGGGCCGGCCAGACCGCCGCGTCCGGCAACGCGGAGACAGTGCGCGAGTACCTCACCTGCTTGCGGGTGGAGCGCGGTCTGCGCCCCCTCACCTGCGAAAGCTACGCGAAAGACCTGGAGCAGTTCAGCGAATTCCTCGAGTCCCGCCATCGTCTGCTGCTCACGGCGCAGCACGAAGACGTCGCCGGCTGGATGGAGCACCTGCGCACCCATGACCGCACTGACCGATCTATCGCTCGCAAGCTGAGCTGCCTTCGTGGCCTGTACAAATGGGCCCTGCTCGATCGGCGCATCACACACGATCCCACGCTGCACGTCGAAGCTCCCTCTACCTGGAAAGTGCTGCCCAAAGCTCTAAGCCAGCCCGACATGGCATCGCTCCTGTCCGTGGCGGAGGTCAACGCCAACCATCCCGCAGCCTCTTCGCTTGTCCTGCGCGACCACGCCATCCTTGAAGTTCTGTACGCGGGCGGTCTGCGTGTGGGCGAGATCGTCAGCTTGCGCGTGGAAGACCTCCAACTAGATAGCGGCCGGGCGCACGTCCGCGGCAAGGGCGACAAGGAACGCATCGTCCCACTCGGCACTAAGGCCATCGTCTCACTGCGCATCTACCTGGAGCGTGGCCGACCCACCCTCGTAGGCCGCGGTGTGCAACGGGCTCTCTTTCTTTCGCACACCGGCCGCCCACTCACCAATGCGTGGGTCTGGCGCATCGTCAAGCGCCACAACAGCACCGCCAGCCCGCACAAGCTGCGCCACAGTTGCGCCACCCACATGGTGGAGCACGGCGCCGATCTGCGCACCGTGCAGACCCTGCTGGGCCACGCCGACATCGCAACAACCCAGGTCTATACGCACGTCGCCCTGGGCCGGCTGAAACAGGTCCATGCGCTGCACCACCCGCGAGGCCGGCGACGCTCGTCCTCCTCGCACGAGGAGGCGGCATGA
- a CDS encoding tyrosine recombinase XerC yields MTCPARDLATRFLHMLANERGASEHTVRAYTRETSAFAEYLCATLGDSVDLRTVQHIHIRAYLAVLYDRGLTRSSAARALAAIRSWFKWMAQQGIVEQNAASLVRTPKLPKHLPRVPSSEDVNRVLDGMEQATARAAKPGTPRPAPGAARWPERDRAIWELLYGCGIRNSELVGINLADLHWSNDAILVRGKGRKERYVPLGDAAAEAVRDYLVARADRLTKAGKGKLLHEGPLLINATARGAARLTTRSVGRIVKAIAIDRGLSADVHPHTLRHAFGTHMLEEGADLRAIQELLGHERLSTTQRYTQLTSNQIQQVYDNTHPRA; encoded by the coding sequence ATGACCTGCCCGGCTCGAGACCTCGCCACGCGCTTCCTGCACATGCTCGCAAACGAGCGGGGCGCCAGCGAACACACCGTGCGCGCCTACACGCGCGAGACTTCCGCATTCGCCGAATACCTTTGCGCGACTCTCGGTGACAGCGTCGACCTCCGCACGGTCCAGCACATCCACATCCGCGCGTACCTCGCCGTCCTCTACGACCGCGGCCTCACGCGCAGCTCAGCCGCGCGTGCCCTCGCCGCCATCCGGTCCTGGTTCAAGTGGATGGCGCAGCAGGGCATCGTCGAGCAGAACGCCGCCAGCCTGGTCCGCACTCCAAAACTGCCGAAGCATCTGCCGCGCGTACCCTCCAGCGAGGATGTGAACCGCGTCCTCGACGGCATGGAGCAGGCCACCGCGCGCGCAGCAAAGCCCGGTACACCCCGGCCCGCTCCCGGCGCGGCCCGCTGGCCCGAACGCGACCGCGCCATTTGGGAGTTGCTGTACGGCTGCGGCATCCGCAACTCCGAACTCGTCGGCATCAACCTTGCCGACCTCCACTGGTCCAACGACGCGATCCTGGTACGCGGCAAGGGCCGCAAGGAACGCTACGTTCCGCTCGGCGATGCTGCTGCCGAGGCCGTCCGCGACTACCTTGTCGCGCGCGCCGACCGCCTGACCAAAGCGGGCAAGGGGAAACTCCTGCACGAGGGCCCGCTGCTCATTAACGCGACGGCACGTGGCGCGGCACGCCTCACCACCCGCTCCGTGGGCCGCATCGTCAAAGCCATCGCCATCGACCGCGGCCTATCGGCAGACGTTCATCCGCACACGCTTCGCCACGCCTTCGGCACTCACATGCTGGAGGAGGGTGCCGACCTCCGCGCCATCCAGGAACTGCTCGGCCACGAGCGCCTGTCCACCACGCAGCGGTACACCCAGCTCACCAGCAACCAGATTCAGCAGGTGTACGACAACACTCACCCGCGCGCCTGA